One Triticum dicoccoides isolate Atlit2015 ecotype Zavitan chromosome 5B, WEW_v2.0, whole genome shotgun sequence genomic window carries:
- the LOC119310574 gene encoding uncharacterized protein LOC119310574: MEARTSSPAAAAAPLPPDDLLREILIRLPPEPLHLFRASFVCKHWRGLVHDARFLRRFRDFHGGTPPVLGFFNQKGPPFFVPTSGGFALSTATMSPDDWWAYDCRHGRALFWSYRTGTLLVWDLVTGDERYLSFPAQASHGCFEYNAAVLCAAGHTNHGDCRSCPFLVAFVFSHQSNFITSACVFSSETGFWGEITSIVIPHALVQAKPTALVGNTLYWLLDNDSIIEFDLDKHSLDLVEELPYGYDQIIIMPTEDECLGLAGVERFNLHLWSKLASIDGVVTWTHQGLFWITGLENKGIQKTQEFDGIVGAKQRITK; encoded by the coding sequence ATGGAGGCACGGACGAGCtcgccggcggccgccgccgcgccgcttccCCCGGACGATCTCCTCCGGGAGATCCTGATCCGCCTCCCGCCGGAGCCGCTCCATCTCTTCCGCGCCTCCTTCGTCTGCAAGCACTGGCGCGGCCTCGTCCACGACGCCCGTTTCCTCCGCCGCTTTCGCGATTTCCACGGCGGCACGCCTCCCGTGCTCGGCTTCTTCAACCAGAAAGGGCCTCCCTTCTTCGTCCCCACCTCCGGCGGCTTCGCGCTCTCCACCGCCACGATGTCCCCCGATGACTGGTGGGCCTACGACTGCCGGCACGGTCGCGCCCTCTTTTGGAGCTACCGCACTGGGACGCTGCTCGTCTGGGACCTCGTGACCGGCGACGAGCGCTACCTGTCGTTCCCCGCGCAGGCCTCTCATGGGTGCTTCGAGTACAATGCCGCAGTTCTGTGCGCGGCTGGCCACACCAACCACGGCGACTGCCGTTCCTGCCCGTTTCTCGTGGCGTTCGTGTTCAGTCACCAGTCCAATTTCATCACCTCCGCATGTGTCTTCTCGTCCGAGACCGGTTTCTGGGGTGAGATCACTTCCATTGTTATACCACATGCATTAGTTCAGGCAAAGCCCACGGCTCTGGTTGGAAACACACTCTACTGGCTGTTGGATAATGACAGTATCATTGAGTTCGATTTGGATAAGCATAGCTTGGATTTAGTTGAGGAGCTGCCATATGGCTATGATCAGATTATCATCATGCCGACAGAGGATGAGTGCCTTGGTTTAGCCGGAGTGGAACGATTCAATCTCCATCTGTGGTCAAAGTTGGCGAGCATTGACGGGGTAGTGACATGGACACACCAAGGGCTTTTTTGGATCACAGGATTAGAAAACAAAGGAATTCAAAAAACACAGGAATTTGACGGGATTGTAGGTGCAAAACAGAGGATTACAAAATAG